Within the Photobacterium swingsii genome, the region TATTTACTTCAAGTCATTACAGCATGTCAGTGCATTTGAAATACTCAGTCATCGCGTGATCTGGTCTTTCTTTTTCTTGGCGGGGATCATAGGTGTCCGTCGTCACTGGCACAAAGTGGCCGTTATTCTACGCCAACCCAAAATGCTATTAATTCTCGCCGTGACATCTGTGCTAGTCGGCAGTAACTGGCTGATATTCATCTGGGCGATCAACAATAATTATATGCTCGATGCCAGCTTAGGGTACTACATCAACCCTTTGTTTAATGTCGTGTTAGCCATGATTTTTCTGGGAGAACGCTTACGTCCATTACAGTGGCTTGCGGTCGCACTCGCGGCAGCGGGGGTACTCGTACAGTTAATTCAATTTGGCTCACTCCCTTGGATAGCACTCGCATTAGCCGCCAGCTTTGCTAGCTATGGTTTGCTTCGCAAAAAGGTCAACCTTGATGCGCAAACAGGATTATTCATCGAAACCTGTTTACTGCTGCCTATTGCCGCCTTTTATGTCCTCATGATTGCCGATACCCCCACCTCGA harbors:
- the rarD gene encoding EamA family transporter RarD — encoded protein: MDEQAQQTRRGVFLALAAYTMWGIAPIYFKSLQHVSAFEILSHRVIWSFFFLAGIIGVRRHWHKVAVILRQPKMLLILAVTSVLVGSNWLIFIWAINNNYMLDASLGYYINPLFNVVLAMIFLGERLRPLQWLAVALAAAGVLVQLIQFGSLPWIALALAASFASYGLLRKKVNLDAQTGLFIETCLLLPIAAFYVLMIADTPTSNWALNSTTTNLLLMAAGIVTTVPLLCFTGAATKLRFSTLGFFQYIGPSLMFLLAVTVYGEAFTADKGITFGFIWAGLMIFSADGLRTHRHNKKQIPTG